From Halorussus lipolyticus:
TCGCCGTCGTCCTCGGTGACGACGTTCCAGTCGAGTTCGTCGTAGTAGCCGTAGGGGTCGTCGCGTCGGATGTCGTAGTCGATGCCCGACCCGCGGGCGACCGGACCGGTCGCGCCGTAGTTTTTGGCCACCTCGGGGTCGAGGACGCCCTTGCCCATGGTCCGAATCTGGATAATCTCGTTCGAGGTGATGAGGCGGTGGAACTCCTCGAGTCGCTCGGGCAGGTCGTCGAGGAACGACCGGACGTTGGCGAAGAACTGCTCGCGGGGTTCCGGGATGTCCCAGACCACGCCGCCGAGTCGGAAGTAGTTGAACATCAGGCGCTGGCCGGTGAGGTCTTCGAGAATCGACTGGACTTTCTCGCGCTCGATGATGCCGTACATGAACGTCGCGCTGAAGTCGCCCATGATGTCGAGCGCGTAGGTCGCCACCGCCAGCAGGTGGGCGAGAATCCGGGAGAGTTCGGCGCTCATCGTCCGGATAATCTGGGCGTACTCGGGTACTTCGATGTCGTTTAGCTCCTCGGCCGCACGAGCGTAGGCCCACTCGTTGAGCAGGCCGGCACCGCTCCAGTCCCACCGGTCGGGGTAGGGCATGATTTGGTGGCGGTAGGTGCCCTGCTGGGCCATCTGCTCCTCGCACCGGTGGATGTAGCCGATGTCGGGTTCGACGTCCGCGACCTGCTCGCCGTCCAGCACCGTTTCGAGGTGGAGGACGCCGTGGGTCGCCGGGTGGTTGGGACCGATGTTGAGGAGCATCGTGTCGGCCTCCTCGTTGTGGTGGTCCTCGGCGACGGGGTTCCTGTTTTCGGTGAAGGAGACGACCTGTGGCTGGTCCTGATTGTAGTCCTGCGAGAGGGGATGGCCCTGCCACGTCTCCGGGAGGAGGATGCGGCGGAGGTCGGGGTGGTCGTCGTACTCGATGCCCACGAGGTCGTAGGCCTCGCGTTCGTGCCAGTCCGCGGTGCGGTAGACCGGATTGCCGGACTCCGAGACCGGATTCTCCTTGTCGGTGGGGACGACGACGCTGACCTCTTGGGTCGGGTCGTCGTACTTCCGGAGGTGATAGATGGTCTCGTAGCGGTCGTCGTAGTCTTGTGCCGTCACGCACGAACAGTGGTCGAACCCGGCTTCGTTCCGGAGGCGGCCGAGGGCCTCCTGTACGTCGTCGGGGCGTACCACGAACGCCGGGGCGTTAACGTGGTCGTCTCGGTCGAGTGCGAGCGAACCGAGCAAGTCGGCGAGTTGGTCCTCGGTCGCTTCTACCTGCGGTCGTTCTAGTTCGGTCTGGGAACTCATGGATGAGATTGTATCCGTCGCTCGGCGTGCGACGATAGACGCCGTATTTACTGGTAGCTGGTAGGTTATCATCTTCTACAGAAAATACTTTTGCCATATATCTGTGGTTATTTAACCGTGGAATCGGTGGCATCGACTATGAAAGCGCTCGCCCTCCGACTCACCCCCAGCGAGGACGCGACCCATCCGATGCACGAGTTCGTCGCGGAGCGTCCGGAGTACGGCCCGACGCGACTCTTACAGTGGAATCCGCAAGACGACGGGACAACCGTCTTCCTCTTTCATGTGGACGGTCCCCGAGAGCCGTTCCTCTCGACGCTCGACGATGCGGAGACGACCGAAGTAGCGAATCCCTCGCCGGCGACCGCCACCGGTGGCTTCTACCTCTACGTGCAGGAGGAGTTAGAGGGGGCCGCGCTGGACCTCGTGAGCGCGTTCGCCGACGAGAACGTCGTCGTGATTCCGCCGATAGTCTACGACGTGGACGGAACCATCAAAATCACCATCGTCGGGGTGGCGGCCGCGGCCCAGCGCGCAATCGACCGGACGCCCGACAGCGTGGACGTGTCGGTCATGCACCTCTGGAGCGGAGCCAACAGAGCAATTCACCGCGGAAACGGGCTGACCGAGCGCCAGCGTGAAGTCGTCACCGCAGCGTTCGAAGCCGGATACTACGAGGAGCCGCGCGAGGCCACCATCGCGGACGTTGCCGACCGCCTCGACTGCGCGCTGAGTACCGTGGCCGAACACCTCCGGAAGGCCGAATCGACGCTCGTGTGCCGAGAAATCGGGTCACATATCGCGGGACCGAGCAGAGCGGAGCGTCCCGAGTAGTTCCCGACGGCGACCCGACCGGGCTTCGAGACAGTTAACCGAACCGCACAAATCAGGGTTCTTTTAATATAGGTATAATATAGTAAATATCGTAACACTGTAATGGTGGTGGTATATGGTTCGTAAAAAGAGGAGATGAAATAAAAATGGATTCGGACTCGGTCGTCTGCGGAGTATCTCACTACGGACTCACCATTTTCGAGCCAGAACGATGACCTCGGAGCAGTCACCGTCCAATTCGACAGCGAGGAGTTGTCTCGAAGCGTTGGACCGGCAGGGCGTCTCCTACGTCTTCGGGTCGCCCGGTTCCGAGGACGTTCACTACTGGCAGGCGTTCGGGAGCGACGCCGACGTGCCCGAGTACGTCCAGTGCCGCCACGAGCAGTTGGCGGTGGACATGGCTCGGGGCTACGCCCAGATAACCGGCGAGTCCCAAGCCGTCAAGCTTCACGGGTCGCTCGGCACCCTCAACGGCGCGCTGAGCATTTGGGGGGCGTACTACTCCGGCACGCCCCTGCTGGTGCTGTCGTCGTACATCTCGGACCACACCTCGGGCAGGGGCCTGTACAAACTCGACTTCCGGCA
This genomic window contains:
- a CDS encoding NADH-quinone oxidoreductase subunit D, with amino-acid sequence MSSQTELERPQVEATEDQLADLLGSLALDRDDHVNAPAFVVRPDDVQEALGRLRNEAGFDHCSCVTAQDYDDRYETIYHLRKYDDPTQEVSVVVPTDKENPVSESGNPVYRTADWHEREAYDLVGIEYDDHPDLRRILLPETWQGHPLSQDYNQDQPQVVSFTENRNPVAEDHHNEEADTMLLNIGPNHPATHGVLHLETVLDGEQVADVEPDIGYIHRCEEQMAQQGTYRHQIMPYPDRWDWSGAGLLNEWAYARAAEELNDIEVPEYAQIIRTMSAELSRILAHLLAVATYALDIMGDFSATFMYGIIEREKVQSILEDLTGQRLMFNYFRLGGVVWDIPEPREQFFANVRSFLDDLPERLEEFHRLITSNEIIQIRTMGKGVLDPEVAKNYGATGPVARGSGIDYDIRRDDPYGYYDELDWNVVTEDDGDNYSRLLVRMREVEESAKIISQCVDLLEDWPEDERNIQANVPRTLKPDADEEIYTAVEAAKGELGIYIRSDGTDKPGRFKIRSPCFSHLQLLPEMSRGELIPDLVATLGSLDTIMGEADR
- a CDS encoding helix-turn-helix domain-containing protein, which translates into the protein MKALALRLTPSEDATHPMHEFVAERPEYGPTRLLQWNPQDDGTTVFLFHVDGPREPFLSTLDDAETTEVANPSPATATGGFYLYVQEELEGAALDLVSAFADENVVVIPPIVYDVDGTIKITIVGVAAAAQRAIDRTPDSVDVSVMHLWSGANRAIHRGNGLTERQREVVTAAFEAGYYEEPREATIADVADRLDCALSTVAEHLRKAESTLVCREIGSHIAGPSRAERPE